CTTGTAGACCCAGACCTTCACGCCGATGCGGCCGAAGGACGTACGGGCCTCGTAGAAGCCGTAGTCGATGTTCGCGCGGAGGGTGTGCAGGGGCACGCGGCCCTCGCGGTAGAACTCCGAGCGGCTCATCTCGGCGCCGCCGAGGCGGCCCGACACCTGGATGCGGACGCCCTTGGCGCCGGCGCGCTGCGCGCCCTGCAGGCCCTTGCGCATCGCGCGGCGGAACGCCACACGACCTGCGAGCTGCTCGGCGATGCCCTGGGCGACCAGCTGCGCCTCGGCCTCGGGGTTCTTCACCTCGAGGATGTTCAGCTGGATCTGCTTGCCCGTGAGCTTCTCGAGGTCGGCGCGGATGCGCTCGGCCTCGACGCCGCGGCGGCCGATGACGATGCCGGGACGCGCCGTGTAGATGTCCACGCGGACACGGTCACGGGTGCGCTCGATCTCGATGCGCGCCACACCGGCGCGGTCGAGGCTCGTCTTGAGCATGGTGCGGATGCGCACGTCCTCGGCGACGTAGTCGCTGTAGCGCTGCCCCTTCTTCGTGCTGTCCGAGAACCAACGCGACACGTGGTCGGTCGTGATCCCGAGACGGAACCCGTACGGGTTGACCTTCTGTCCCATTACTTGCTCGCCTTCTTCGTGGTCGTCGCCACGTCCGCCTCATCCGGCGTCGCGAGGACGACCGTGATGTGGCTGGTGCGCTTGTTGATACGGAATGCGCGACCCTGTGCGCGCGGCTGGAACCGCTTGAGGGTGGTGCCCTCGTCCACGAACGCCTTGGCGATGTAGAGGTCCTGCTCCGCGAGGAAGCTGTTGGACGCGTCGGCCTTGACCCGCGCGTTCGCCATGGCCGAGGCCACCAGCTTGTAGATCGGCTCGCTCGCGCCCTGCGGCGCGAACTTCAGGATGGCCAGGGCCTCCTCGGCCTGCTTGCCACGGATCATGTCCACGACGCGACGGGCCTTCTGGGGGGTGACGCGGATGTGACGCACGCGTGCGATCGACTCCACCATTTCTCTCCTCCTTCTCGTCGCCGCGTTAGCGGCGACGACCCTTCTTGTCGTCCTTCACGTGGCCGCGGAAGGTGCGCGTGAGCGCGAACTCGCCGAGCTTGTGTCCGACCATGGACTCCGTGACGAACACGGGGACGTGCTTGCGACCGTCGTGCACCGCGATCGTGTGACCCAGCATCGCCGGGATGATCATCGAGCGGCGCGACCAGGTCTTGATCACGTTCTTGCTGCTGGCCTCGTTCGCCGAGATCACCTTGCGGAGCAGGTGGTCGTCGACGAAGGGGCCCTTCTTCAGACTGCGTGGCATCTTCTACAACTCCTACTTGCGCTTCTTGCCGGCGTTGCGGCGGCGAACGATGAGCTTGTCGCTGGGCTTGTTGATGTGGCGCGTGCGGCCTTCCTTCTGGCCCCACGGGCTGACCGGGTGGCGACCACCGGAGGTCTTGCCCTCACCACCACCGTGCGGGTGGTCGACCGGGTTCATGGCGACACCGCGGACGGTCGGGCGGACGCCCTTCCAGCGCATGCGGCCGGCCTTGCCCCAGTTGATGTTCGACTGCTCGGCGTTGCCGACCTCGCCGATGGTCGCGCGGCAGCGCGCATCGACGTTGCGGATCTCGCCGGAGGGCAGGCGCAGCTGGGCGTAGGGGCCGTCCTTCGCCACGAGGCGCACGGAGGCGCCGGCGGAGCGGCCCATCTTCGCGCCGCCGCCGGGGCGGAGCTCGATGGCGTGGATGACGGTACCCGTGGGGATGTTGCGCAGCGGCAGGTTGTTGCCCGGCTTGATGTCGGCCTGGGGGCCCGACTCGATCTTGTCGCCCTGCTTCAGCTTGTTCGGCGCGATGATGTAGCGCTTCGAGCCGTCGATGAAGTGCAGGAGCGCGATGCGCGCCGTGCGGTTGGGGTCGTACTCGATGTGCGCGACGGTGGCGAGGACGCCGTCCTTGTCGTTGCGCTTGAAGTCGATGACGCGGTACTGGCGCTTGTGCCCACCACCGATGTGACGGGTGGTGATGCGACCGGCGTTGTTGCGACCACCGTGCTTGGGGAGGGGGCGCAGCAGGGACTTCTCGGGCGTCGAACGCGTGATCTCCGCGAAGTCGGCGACGGACGAACCGCGACGACCCGGGGTCGTGGGCTTGTACTTGCGAATGGCCATTGGTGTTTTCCTAGTCCCGGTCTCAGCCGACAGTCGTGAAGATGTCGATGGAGCCCGACTTGAGGGAGACGATGGCGCGCTTGGTGTCCTTGCGCTTGCCCATCCCGAACTTGGTCCGGCGGGTCTTGCCCTGCTTGTTGAGCGTGTTGACCGACGCGACCTGCACGCCGAAGATCTTCTCGATCGCGAGCTTGATCTCGGTCTTGTTCGAGCGGGGGTCCACGATGAACGTGTACTTGCCCTGGTCGATCAGGCCGTAGCTCTTCTCGGAGACGACCGGCGCGATGATGATGTCGCGGGGATCCTTCTGGGTGGCGCTCATGCGGCAACCTCTTCCTTGGCCGTCTTCGACTCGACGAACGCGTCGAACGCGCCCTTCGTGAAGACGATGTCGTCGCTCACGAGCACGTCGTACGCGTTGAGCTGGTCGTAGGACAGCACGTGGACCGTCGGGATGTTGCGCACGCTGCGGAGGCTGACCTCGTCGGTGCGCTCCAGGACGATGAGGACGTGCTTGCTCGTGGCGATGCCCTCGAGCAGCGCGACCACGGTCTTCGTCGAGGGGACGTCTCCGGCGGAGAGGCTCTCGATGACGTGGAGGCGGGCGCCGCGCGCGCGGTCGGAGAGGGCGCCGAGCAGAGCCGCGGCGATCATCTTCTTGGGGGTGCGCTGCGAGTAGTTGCGGGGCGTGGGTCCGTGGACGATGCCACCGCCGGTCATCTGGGGGGCGCGGATCGAGCCCTGACGAGCGCGACCGGTTCCCTTCTGCTTGAACGGCTTGCGGCCGGCGCCGGAGACCTCGCCGCGACCCTTGGTCTTGTGCGTGCCCTGGCGCGCCGCGGCGAGCTGGGCGACGACGACCTGGTGGATGAGCGGGACGTTGGTCTGCACGTCGAACAGCGACGCGGGCAGGTCGACGGAGCCGGTGACTGCACCGGTCGCGTCGAGGACGTCGAGCTGGGTGTCGGTAGCCATGACTACTTCCCCTTCACTGCGTTGCGGACGAAGACGATGCGGCCACGCGCGCCGGGCACTGCGCCCTTGACGAGCAGGAGGCCCTTCTCGGCGTCCACGCTGTGGACGACGAGGTTCAGCACGGTGACGCGCTCGCCACCCATGCGACCTGCCATGCGCATGCCCTTGAAGACACGGCTGGGGGTCGAGGAGGCGCCGATGGAGCCGGGCTTGCGGTGGTTGCGGTGCGAACCGTGCGAAGCCGAGACGCCCTTGAAGTTGTGGCGCTTCATGACGCCGGCGAAGCCCTTGCCCTTGCTGGTGCCGACGACGTCGACCTTGCTGCCGGGCTCGAAGGCGCCGACGGTGATCTCCTGGCCGAGCGCGTACTCGGCGAAGTCGGCCGTGCGGACCTCGGTGAGGTGGCGGCGCGGCGTGACGCCGGCCTTGTCGAAGTGGCCGGTGCTCGGCTTGTCGGCCTTGCGGGGGTCGATCTGGCCGTAGGCGATCTGGATGGCGCCGTAGCCGTCGACCTCGGGCGTGCGCACCTGGGTGACGACGTTCGGGGTGATCTGCACGACGGTCACGGGGATGAGCTTGTTGTTCTCGTCCCACACCTGCGTCATGCCCAGCTTCGTGCCGAGCAGACCGGTGAAAGTCCTGTTAGCGGTAGACATGGGTTCCCTTAGAGCTTGATCTCGATGTTGACGTCGGCCGGGAGGTCGAGTCGCATGAGCGAGTCGACCGCCTTCGGCGTCGGGTCGACGATGTCGATCAGACGCTTGTGCGTGCGCATCTCGAAGTGCTCGCGGCTGTCCTTGTACTTGTGGGGGGAACGGATCACGCAGATCACGTTCTTCTCCGTGGGCAGCGGCACCGGGCCGACGACCGTGGCGCCCGCGCGGGTCACCGTGTCGACGATCTTCCGGGCCGAGGAGTCGATGACCGAGTGGTCGTACGACTTAAGTCGGATGCGGATCTTCTGTCCCGCCATGTGTGACTCTCTCTCTTTCGTGCGTCATGCGGCCTCGGACCGTATTGGACGCGTGTGTCCCTCGCTCGGATGGCACGGCCGCGTGGCACGCCCCATCCGTGGTGCACCCGGGCGCACATCGTGGGACGCGGCCTCGGGCAGCTCGTGCACCCGCCCGCATGCGGGCGCGGACGAGCGGTGCTCATCCGGTGGGTGTCGTGTGCTTCTGCTCTGCTGCCCGCGGCCTAACCTGCTCCGGGAGCGACGAGCGCTCCGGGCGGCTATGCACTGCCTGGCAGTGATCCGACGTCTCGCGCGCAGGGCGGCGTGCGTCGGAATGTTGAACTAGACGAGTTTGTCATAGTCCGGCCACGCGTGCAACCCGGGCGTGTCGCGCCCACTCCCCCGTGATTCCGGGGCTCCGGGCGCCTCCCGCCGACGGCGTCGAGGCGCCGAGGAGGTCATCGGAACAGCAGGTTCCGGAGCTCCGTCTCCCCCGACGCGAGGCGCTGCGGGTCGATCGTGCGGCCGTGCACGTACTCGTCGACGAGCCGTGGGTCCACGTAGCTGTTCTTCGCGATGGTCGGGGTGTTGCTGAGCACCTCGGCGGCGTCGCGGTACGCCTGCGCGAGCGCCCGCTGCCGCTTGCCCTTCGTCGCCTCGGGGCCGTGCTTCGCCAGGCTGATCGCCGCCGCCACCGTGCCGTGCAGCGTCCGGAAGTCCTTGGCGGTGAACTCGCCGCCCGTGCGCTCGCGCACGTAGTCGTTGATGTCGGCCGCGCCGAGCGGGTGCCACTCGCCACCTTCCTCGTAGGCCAGCAGCCGCGCGTTCGGACCGCGTTCCTGCAGGCCCCCGACGACCTGCACGAGGTCGTGGTCGCGGATGTCGCTCGACCACTCCTGGCCGCTCTTCGCCGGGAACTCGAGGTGCACGGAGTCCCCGTGCACGGTGACGTGCGAGCACAGCAGCGTCGACAGGCCGTGGCTGCCGTTCGACTCCGTGTAGCGCTCGCTGCCGACGCGGAGGCTGCCCGTGTCGAGCATCCGGAAGCCGGCGGCCAGCGCGCGCTCGCGCGTGAAGCCGTCCTGGCGGAGGTGCATGGTGACCTGGCGTCGCGCGGCGGGGAGCGACTCGGCGAGCTGCAGCGAGCGGTCGAACTTGATCCGGTCCTTCTGCTCGCGCCAGGTCGGGTGGTAGATGTACTGCCGGCGGCCGGCGCTGTCCATGCCCGTGGCCTGCACGTGCCCGTTCTCGTAGGGCGCGATCCAGACGTCGGTCCAGGCCGGCGGGATGCCGAGGTGGTCCATGCGCGCGCGGAGCACCTTGTCGGTGACGCGGTTCCCGTCGGAGTCGAGGTAGGTCCAGCCCTTGCCCGAGCGCCTGCGCGTGTAGCCCTTGCCGGTGGCGTCGCTGCGCCGGAGTCTGACCATTGGTCGAACCTACGCGCACCATCGCCATCGGTCAGGGCACGATGCGAAGGCTCCCTGCCAGCCGTGACACCTCGTGGCGCGTTAACGGCCGACAGGGCCGGGCCATGACGGCCCGACCCTGTCGGAGGTGGTGCTGGTGGAGCTGGGTGCTACTTGACGATCTTCGTGACCGTGCCGGCGCCGACGGTGCGGCCACCCTCACGGATGGCGAAGCCGAGGCCCTCCTCCATGGCGATCGGCTGGATCAGCGCGACGTTCATGTCGGTGGTGTCGCCGGGCATGACCATCTCGGTGCCCTCGGGCAGCGTGATGACGCCGGTGACGTCGGTGGTGCGGAAGTAGAACTGCGGACGGTAGTTCGCGTAGAACGGGTTGTGACGCCCGCCCTCCTCCTTGGAGAGGATGTACGCGGTGCCCTCGAAGTCCGTGTGCGGCGTGACCGAACCCGGCTTGACGATGACCTGGCCGCGCTCGACGTCCTCGCGCTTGGTGCCGCGGAGCAGGAGCCCGCAGTTCTCGCCGGCCCAGGCCTCGTCGAGCTGCTTGTGGAACATCTCGATGCCCGTGACGGTGGTCTTGACGGTGGGACGGATGCCCACGATCTCGACGTCCGAGTTGATGGCGAGGGTGCCGCGCTCGGCGCGACCCGTGACGACGGTGCCACGACCGGTGATCGTGAAGACGTCCTCGACGGGCATGAGGAACGGCTTGTCCTTGTCGCGGACGGGCTCCGGGATGGACTCGTCGACCGCGTCCATGAGCTTGACGATCTGCTCGACCCACTTCTCGTCGCCCTCGAGCGCCTTGAGGCCGGAGACCTGGACGACGGGGGCGTTGTCGCCGTCGAAGTCCTGGCTGGAGAGCAGCTCGCGGACCTCGAGCTCGACGAGCTCGAGGATCTCCTCGTCGTCGACCATGTCCGACTTGTTGAGCGCGACGAGCAGGTACGGCACGCCGACCTGCTTCGCGAGCAGCACGTGCTCGCGCGTCTGCGCCATGGGGCCGTCGGTGGCGGCGACCACGAGGATCGCGCCGTCCATCTGCGCCGCGCCCGTGATCATGTTCTTGATGTAGTCAGCGTGACCCGGGGCGTCGACGTGAGCGTAGTGACGCTTGGGCGTCTCGTACTCGACGTGCGAGATGTTGATCGTGATGCCGCGCTGGCGCTCCTCGGGAGCGGAGTCGATGGACGCGAAGTCGCGCTGCACGTTGGTCGCCGACGGGTACTTGTCCGCCAGGACCTTGGAGATCGCTGCCGTCAGCGTCGTCTTGCCGTGGTCGACGTGACCGATCGTTCCGATGTTGACGTGCGGCTTGGTCCGCTCGAACTTGGCCTTACCCACTGTGGGTCCTCCTCAGGACTCGGTTGCGGGGCGTCCGGGTGTTCCCGGACGCCCTGCGTGTTGGAGATCTTGCTTATGGTACTGAAACGGCGGATGCCGCTCGAACTGGAGGGCTACTCGCCCTTGTTCTTCTGGACGATCTCGTCGGCGACAGCCTTCGGGACCTCGGCGTAGCTGCCGAAGCTCATCGAGTACACCGCGCGGCCGGAGGTCTTGCTCCTCAGGTCGCCGACGTAGCCGAACATCTCCGACAGGGGGACGTTCGCGGTGATGACCTTCACGCCGCTCGCGTCCTCCATGGCCTGGATCTGGCCGCGACGGGAGTTCAGGTCGCCGATGACGTCGCCCATGTACTCCTCGGGCGTACGGACCTCGACGGCCATGAGCGGCTCGAGCAGCACGGGCTTCGCCTTGCGCGCGGCCTCCTTGAAGGCCATCGAGCCGGCGATCTTGAACGCCATCTCCGAGGAGTCGACGTCGTGCGCGGCGCCGTCGAGCAGCGTCGCCTTCACGCCGACCATCGGGTAGCCGGCGAGGATGCCGACCTGGAGCGCGTCCTGGATGCCCGCGTCCACCGAGGGGATGTACTCCCGGGGGACGCGACCGCCGGTGACCTTGTTGTCGAACTCGTAGGTCTTCTCCGCGGTCACCTCCATGGGCTCGATCTTGATCTGGATCTTGGCGAACTGCCCGGATCCACCCGTCTGCTTCTTGTGCGTGAAGTCGTGCTTGTCGACCGTGCCGCGGATGGTCTCGCGGTACGCGACCTGCGGCTTGCCGACGTTGGCCTCGACGTTGAACTCGCGCTTCATGCGGTCGACCAGGATGTCGAGGTGGAGCTCGCCCATGCCCTTGATGACCGTCTGACCGGTCTCCTGGTTCTGCTCGGTGCGGAAGGTCGGGTCCTCCTCGGCGAGCTTCTGGATGGCGACACCCAGCTTCTCCTGGTCGGCCTTCGTCTTCGGCTCGATCGCGACCTCGATGACGGGCTCGGGGAACGTCATCGACTCGAGGACGATCTGGTCCTGCGGGTCGCAGAGCGTGTCGCCCGTGGTCGTGTCCTTGAGGCCGATGACCGCGTAGATGTGACCGGCGGTGACCGAGTCGACCGGGTTCTCCTTGTTGGAGTGCATCTGGAAGATCTTCCCGATGCGCTCCTTCTTGCCCTTGGTCGAGTTGATGACCTGCGAGCCGCTCGCGATGGTGCCCGAGTAGACCCGGACGTACGTGAGGCGACCGAAGAACGGGTGCACCGCGACCTTGAACGCGAGCGCCGAGAAGGGCTCGGTCGAGTCGGGCTTGCGGATGATGATCTTCTCCTCGTCGCGCACGTCGTGGCCCTCCATGGGCGGCACGTCGAGCGGGCTGGGGAGGTAGTCGATCACCGCGTCGAGCATCGGCTGGACGCCGCGGTTCTTGAACGCGGAGCCGCAGAGCACCGGGTAGATCTCGCTGTTGACGGTGAGCTTGCGGATGGCGGCCTTGATCTCCGCCACCGTCAGCTCCTCGCCGCCGAAGTACTTCTCGAGCAGCGCGTCGTCGGTCTCGGCGACGGTCTCGAGCAGCTTGGCCCGGTACTCGTCCGCCTTGTCCTGCAGATCCGCGGGGATCTCCTCGATGTCGTACTTCGCACCGAGCTCGACGTCTCCCTTGGAGTCGCCGCGCCACGTGAGCGCGCGCATCTCCACCAGGTCGATGACGCCCTCGAAGCCGCTCTCGGAGCCGATGGGCAGCTGGATGACCAGCGGCTTGGCGCCGAGGCGGTTGATGATCGTGTCGACCGTGAAGTAGAAGTCGGCGCCGAGCTTGTCCATCTTGTTGACGAAGCAGATGCGCGGCACGTCGTACTTGTCGGCCTGGCGCCACACCGTCTCGGACTGGGGCTCGACGCCCTCCTTGCCGTCGAACACGGCGACCGCGCCGTCGAGGACGCGGAGCGAACGCTCCACCTCGACGGTGAAGTCGACGTGCCCGGGGGTGTCGATGATGTTGATCTGGTTCTTGTTCCAGAAGCACGTCGTCGCGGCGGACGTGATCGTGATACCGCGCTCCTGCTCCTGGGCCATCCAGTCCATCGTGGCGGCGCCGTCGTGGACCTCGCCGATCTTGTGAGTGATGCCCGTGTAGTACAGGATGCGCTCGGTGGTGGTGGTCTTGCCGGCATCGATGTGAGCCATGATGCCGATGTTGCGGACCTTGTTCAGGTCGGTGAGCACGTCCTGTGCCACAGGTTCCTCCGAAAGGGGTTGGTGGTGCTGTCGAACGAGGGGGACGACTACCAGCGGTAGTGCGCGAAGGCCTTGTTCGACTCGGCCATCTTGTGGGTGTCCTCGCGGCGCTTGACCGCGGCACCGAGGCCGTTGGATGCGTCGAGGATCTCGTTGGTGAGACGCTCGGTCATGGTCTTCTCGCGACGCGACTTGGCGTACGTCGTGAGCCAGCGGAGCGCGAGGGTGTTCGCGCGGTGCGGCTTGACCTCGATCGGCACCTGGTAGGTGGAGCCACCTACGCGGCGCGAGCGGACCTCGAGGGCCGGGCGGACGTTGTCGAGCGCCTTCTTCAGCGTGACGACGGCATCCTGGCCGTTCTTCGCCGCGACGCCGGCGAGGGCGTCGTAGACGATCTTCTCGGCGAGGCCCTTCTTGCCGTCGAGCAGGATCTTGTTGACGAGCTGGCTGACGATCGGCGCACCGTAGACGGGATCTGCGACGACAGGGCGCTTGGGGGCGGGACCCTTGCGAGGCATTACTTCTTCTCCATCTTCGCGCCGTACCGGCTGCGAGCCTGCTTGCGGTTCTTCACGGCCTGGGTGTCGAGCGCGCCGCGGACGATCTTGTAGCGCACGCCGGGGAGGTCCTTCACGCGACCGCCGCGGACGAGCACCATGGAGTGCTCCTGCAGGTTGTGGCCCTCACCGGGGATGTAGGCCGTCACCTCCTGGCCGTTGCTGAGCTTGACGCGGGCGACCTTGCGCAGGGCCGAGTTCGGCTTCTTGGGCGTGGTCGTGTAGACGCGGGTGCAGACGCCGCGCTGCTGGGGGTTCGCCTTCAGGGCGGGCGCCTTGGTCTTGACGACCTTGGGCGTGCGGCCCTTGCGGACCAGCTGCTGGATGGTGGGCACTACGGGACTCCTCGATGCTGCACGGTGACAGCGGGTTGATGGTCAGCATTCGACGCCCGCGAGCGGGGATCGAGTTCAACTGGACCCGCGCGTCCGTCGCCCACGGGAGTGGGAGGCGCCGGCGGGTATGCCGTGGGGGCCGGCCGAATGGACGAACCCTGATCGGTGCGCTCCTGGTCGGCCCGCGCGCACCGACTTCACGGCACGACACGAGCGCACGCCTGAGCGCACACCCCCGCAACGATACAGTTCCGCGACTCGCCGGTCAAACGGTGGACGAGGGGCCGCGGGCGGCCAACGCGACGGCGCCGAGGCCCAGCAGCGCCGAGATCCCGAGCACGGCGACGCCGAACGGATCCA
This genomic interval from Clavibacter michiganensis contains the following:
- the rpsC gene encoding 30S ribosomal protein S3; the protein is MGQKVNPYGFRLGITTDHVSRWFSDSTKKGQRYSDYVAEDVRIRTMLKTSLDRAGVARIEIERTRDRVRVDIYTARPGIVIGRRGVEAERIRADLEKLTGKQIQLNILEVKNPEAEAQLVAQGIAEQLAGRVAFRRAMRKGLQGAQRAGAKGVRIQVSGRLGGAEMSRSEFYREGRVPLHTLRANIDYGFYEARTSFGRIGVKVWVYKGDITNKDLAREQANQKSSRPERRNDRSDGRTGDRRTNAPRTAPAAEAAPVAAAGVEA
- the rplV gene encoding 50S ribosomal protein L22, with product MVESIARVRHIRVTPQKARRVVDMIRGKQAEEALAILKFAPQGASEPIYKLVASAMANARVKADASNSFLAEQDLYIAKAFVDEGTTLKRFQPRAQGRAFRINKRTSHITVVLATPDEADVATTTKKASK
- the rpsS gene encoding 30S ribosomal protein S19, giving the protein MPRSLKKGPFVDDHLLRKVISANEASSKNVIKTWSRRSMIIPAMLGHTIAVHDGRKHVPVFVTESMVGHKLGEFALTRTFRGHVKDDKKGRRR
- the rplB gene encoding 50S ribosomal protein L2, which translates into the protein MAIRKYKPTTPGRRGSSVADFAEITRSTPEKSLLRPLPKHGGRNNAGRITTRHIGGGHKRQYRVIDFKRNDKDGVLATVAHIEYDPNRTARIALLHFIDGSKRYIIAPNKLKQGDKIESGPQADIKPGNNLPLRNIPTGTVIHAIELRPGGGAKMGRSAGASVRLVAKDGPYAQLRLPSGEIRNVDARCRATIGEVGNAEQSNINWGKAGRMRWKGVRPTVRGVAMNPVDHPHGGGEGKTSGGRHPVSPWGQKEGRTRHINKPSDKLIVRRRNAGKKRK
- the rplW gene encoding 50S ribosomal protein L23 encodes the protein MSATQKDPRDIIIAPVVSEKSYGLIDQGKYTFIVDPRSNKTEIKLAIEKIFGVQVASVNTLNKQGKTRRTKFGMGKRKDTKRAIVSLKSGSIDIFTTVG
- the rplD gene encoding 50S ribosomal protein L4, giving the protein MATDTQLDVLDATGAVTGSVDLPASLFDVQTNVPLIHQVVVAQLAAARQGTHKTKGRGEVSGAGRKPFKQKGTGRARQGSIRAPQMTGGGIVHGPTPRNYSQRTPKKMIAAALLGALSDRARGARLHVIESLSAGDVPSTKTVVALLEGIATSKHVLIVLERTDEVSLRSVRNIPTVHVLSYDQLNAYDVLVSDDIVFTKGAFDAFVESKTAKEEVAA
- the rplC gene encoding 50S ribosomal protein L3 encodes the protein MSTANRTFTGLLGTKLGMTQVWDENNKLIPVTVVQITPNVVTQVRTPEVDGYGAIQIAYGQIDPRKADKPSTGHFDKAGVTPRRHLTEVRTADFAEYALGQEITVGAFEPGSKVDVVGTSKGKGFAGVMKRHNFKGVSASHGSHRNHRKPGSIGASSTPSRVFKGMRMAGRMGGERVTVLNLVVHSVDAEKGLLLVKGAVPGARGRIVFVRNAVKGK
- the rpsJ gene encoding 30S ribosomal protein S10 translates to MAGQKIRIRLKSYDHSVIDSSARKIVDTVTRAGATVVGPVPLPTEKNVICVIRSPHKYKDSREHFEMRTHKRLIDIVDPTPKAVDSLMRLDLPADVNIEIKL
- a CDS encoding DNA topoisomerase IB, which encodes MVRLRRSDATGKGYTRRRSGKGWTYLDSDGNRVTDKVLRARMDHLGIPPAWTDVWIAPYENGHVQATGMDSAGRRQYIYHPTWREQKDRIKFDRSLQLAESLPAARRQVTMHLRQDGFTRERALAAGFRMLDTGSLRVGSERYTESNGSHGLSTLLCSHVTVHGDSVHLEFPAKSGQEWSSDIRDHDLVQVVGGLQERGPNARLLAYEEGGEWHPLGAADINDYVRERTGGEFTAKDFRTLHGTVAAAISLAKHGPEATKGKRQRALAQAYRDAAEVLSNTPTIAKNSYVDPRLVDEYVHGRTIDPQRLASGETELRNLLFR
- the tuf gene encoding elongation factor Tu, giving the protein MGKAKFERTKPHVNIGTIGHVDHGKTTLTAAISKVLADKYPSATNVQRDFASIDSAPEERQRGITINISHVEYETPKRHYAHVDAPGHADYIKNMITGAAQMDGAILVVAATDGPMAQTREHVLLAKQVGVPYLLVALNKSDMVDDEEILELVELEVRELLSSQDFDGDNAPVVQVSGLKALEGDEKWVEQIVKLMDAVDESIPEPVRDKDKPFLMPVEDVFTITGRGTVVTGRAERGTLAINSDVEIVGIRPTVKTTVTGIEMFHKQLDEAWAGENCGLLLRGTKREDVERGQVIVKPGSVTPHTDFEGTAYILSKEEGGRHNPFYANYRPQFYFRTTDVTGVITLPEGTEMVMPGDTTDMNVALIQPIAMEEGLGFAIREGGRTVGAGTVTKIVK
- the fusA gene encoding elongation factor G, yielding MAQDVLTDLNKVRNIGIMAHIDAGKTTTTERILYYTGITHKIGEVHDGAATMDWMAQEQERGITITSAATTCFWNKNQINIIDTPGHVDFTVEVERSLRVLDGAVAVFDGKEGVEPQSETVWRQADKYDVPRICFVNKMDKLGADFYFTVDTIINRLGAKPLVIQLPIGSESGFEGVIDLVEMRALTWRGDSKGDVELGAKYDIEEIPADLQDKADEYRAKLLETVAETDDALLEKYFGGEELTVAEIKAAIRKLTVNSEIYPVLCGSAFKNRGVQPMLDAVIDYLPSPLDVPPMEGHDVRDEEKIIIRKPDSTEPFSALAFKVAVHPFFGRLTYVRVYSGTIASGSQVINSTKGKKERIGKIFQMHSNKENPVDSVTAGHIYAVIGLKDTTTGDTLCDPQDQIVLESMTFPEPVIEVAIEPKTKADQEKLGVAIQKLAEEDPTFRTEQNQETGQTVIKGMGELHLDILVDRMKREFNVEANVGKPQVAYRETIRGTVDKHDFTHKKQTGGSGQFAKIQIKIEPMEVTAEKTYEFDNKVTGGRVPREYIPSVDAGIQDALQVGILAGYPMVGVKATLLDGAAHDVDSSEMAFKIAGSMAFKEAARKAKPVLLEPLMAVEVRTPEEYMGDVIGDLNSRRGQIQAMEDASGVKVITANVPLSEMFGYVGDLRSKTSGRAVYSMSFGSYAEVPKAVADEIVQKNKGE
- the rpsG gene encoding 30S ribosomal protein S7; translated protein: MPRKGPAPKRPVVADPVYGAPIVSQLVNKILLDGKKGLAEKIVYDALAGVAAKNGQDAVVTLKKALDNVRPALEVRSRRVGGSTYQVPIEVKPHRANTLALRWLTTYAKSRREKTMTERLTNEILDASNGLGAAVKRREDTHKMAESNKAFAHYRW
- the rpsL gene encoding 30S ribosomal protein S12, producing the protein MPTIQQLVRKGRTPKVVKTKAPALKANPQQRGVCTRVYTTTPKKPNSALRKVARVKLSNGQEVTAYIPGEGHNLQEHSMVLVRGGRVKDLPGVRYKIVRGALDTQAVKNRKQARSRYGAKMEKK